The genomic window GCTGCCGCGAGTCGGTGCTGCGCCACGTCGACGCGTTCGAGGCGATGACCGAGCGGATGGGCTTCTGGGTGGACACCAGCCGGGCCTACCGCACCATGGACCCGGCCTACATCGAGTCGGTGTGGTGGTCGCTCAAGCGGATCTTCGACCAGGGCCTGCTCGAGGAGGACTACCGGGTCGCCCCGTACTGCCCGCGCTGCGGCACCACGCTGTCCGACCACGAGCTGGGCCAGCCAGGGGCCTACGAGACCGTCGTCGACCCGTCGGTGTACGTGCGGTTCCCGGTCACCAGCGGGCCACTGGCCGGGCTGCGGGCGGCCCTGCTGGTCTGGACGACGACCCCGTGGACGTTGGTGTCCAACACCGCGGTCGCCGTCCACCCGGACGTCCCCTACGCGGCCGTGCGCACCGGCGACGGCGAGGTGCTCGTCGTGGCCGAGCCGCTGCTGGCCGCGACCCTGGGCGACGACGTCGAGGTGCTGGCCACCTACCGCGGCGCCGACCTCGAGCACACGACGTACACGGCGCCGTTCGACCTGGTGCCGGTCACCGGGGCGCACTACGTGGTGCTCGCCGACTTCGTGACCACCGACGACGGCTCCGGCCTGGTGCACCTGGCACCGGCGTTCGGCGCCGAGGACCTCGCCGTGGGCCGCGCCTACGGGCTGCCCGTGGTCAACCCGATCAGCACCGACGGCCACTTCACCGACGACGTCCCGCTGGTGGGCGGGATGTTCTTCAAGAAGGCCGACACCACCCTGGTGGCCGACCTGCAGGCCCGCGGGCTGCTGTTCAAGCACGTGCCGTACGAGCACTCCTACCCGCACTGCTGGCGCTGCCACACGCCGCTGATCTACTACGCGCTGCCGTCCTGGTACATCCGCACAACCGCGCGCAAGGACGAGCTACTGCGGGAGAACGAGGCCACGGCCTGGTTCCCGAACACGATCAAGTGGGGCCGCTACGGCGACTGGCTGCACAACAACGTGGACTGGGCGCTGTCCCGCAACCGCTACTGGGGGACACCGCTGCCGATCTGGCGCTGCACCGCCGAGCAGGCCCACCTGACCTGCGTGGGGTCGCTCGCCGAGCTGGGCGAGCACGCCGGGACGGACCTGAGCGGGCTCGACCCGCACCGGCCGTACGTGGACGACGTGACCTTCGGCTGCCCCAGCTGCGGCGCCGAGGCCCGCCGGGTGCCCGAGGTCATCGACGGGTGGTACGACTCCGGGTCGATGCCGTTCGCCCAGTGGGGCTACCCGTACAAGGGCGTCGAAGAGTTCGAGTCCACCTACCCCGCGGACTTCATCTGCGAGGCGATCGACCAGACCCGCGGCTGGTTCTACACGCTGATGGCCGTCGGCACGCTGGTGTTCGACCGCTCCGCATACCGCAACGTGTTGTGCCTGGGCCACATCCTGGACGAGCAGGGCCGCAAGATGTCCAAGCACCTGGGCAACGTGCTCGAGCCGATCCCGCTCATGGACGAGCACGGCGCCGACGCCGTCCGCTGGTTCATGCTGGCGGCCGGGTCGCCGTGGCAGGCCCGTCGGGTCGGGCACACCTCGATCCAGGAGGTGGTCCGCAAGGTCCTGCTCACCTACTGGAACACCGTGGCGTTCCAGTCGCTGTACGCGCGCACGGCCGGCTGGACGCCGCAGGCCGCGCCGCCGCCCCCGGTGGCCGAGCGCCCCGTGCTGGACCGGTGGGCGCTGTCCGAGGCGCACCGGCTGGTCCGCGACGTCGGGGCGGCCCTGGACGAGTTCGACACGCAGGCGGCCGGGCGGCTGCTGGCCACGTTCGTCGACGACTTGTCCAACTGGTACGTCCGCCGGTCCCGCCGCCGGTTCTGGCAGGGCGACCCGGCCGCGCTGGGCACCCTGCACGAGTGCCTGCGGCTGCTGACCGTCGCGATGGCGCCGTTCACACCGTTCATCACCGAGCGGGTCTGGCAGGACGTCGTCCGCCCGGTCGAGCCGGACGCAGCCGAGTCGGTGCACCTGGCCTCGTGGCCGCAGCCACCGGCGGACGCGGTGGACGACGAGCTGGCCACGCAGGTCGCCACCGTGCGCCGGCTGGTCGAGCTGGGCCGGGCCGCCCGGGCCACCTCGGGGGTCCGCACCCGGCAGCCGCTGTCCCGGGCGCTGGTCTCGGCCCCGGGCTGGGGGTCGCTGCCGGACGAGCTGCGCGCCCAGGTCAGAGAGGAGCTCAACGTCGCCAAGGTCGGCACGCTCGGCGAGCAGGCCGGGGAGCTCGTCGACGTCCATGCCAAGGCGAACTTCCGGGCTTTGGGCAAGCGGTTCGGCAAGGACACCCCCCGGGTCGCAGCCGCCGTCACCGCGGCGGACGCGGTCGAGCTGGCCGCTCAGCTGCGCGCCACCGGCTCGGCCACCGTGCTGCTGGACGGCGCGCCGGTCACCCTGGACGGCGAGGAGGTCGTGGTCACCGAGACGCCGCGGGAGGGCTGGGCGGTTGCCGCGGACTCCGGGGAGACGCTCGCGCTCGACCTCGAGGTGACCCCGCAGCTGCGCCGGGCCGGGCTGGCCCGGGAGGCCGTCCGGCTGGTCCAGGAGGCCCGCAAGTCCGCCGGGCTGGACGTCTCCGACCGGATCGAGCTGTGGTGGACGGCGGACGGCGAGCTGGCCAGCGCGCTGCGCGAGCACGCCGCGCTGGTCGCCGAGGAGGTGCTGGCCAGCGGCTACCACGAGGGGATCCCGGAGGATGCTAAGACGCACGACCGGGCGCACTCTGACGCGGAACTGGGGCTGAATTTCTGGCTGAGCCGGGTTCGGGGCTAAAGGGGGGGTATCCGAGGGTCCGATAGATGGTCAGGTGCTGAGCCCGCCGGACGCCCCCGACGGTCCAGCCCCCTCACCTACCGGAGGTCGACGTGACGCTCCACCCCGTCCCCCTCGGCGGACCCTCACTCGCCGGGATCAAGCTCAAGCCGCACGCGATCGCGACTCCGGCGCTATCCAGTCACCTGCGTCCCGCGCTGGTCCTGGCCGAGCGCGAGAGTCGTCGCCTCATGGAGGCCAGCCGCCAGCAGGACGTCAGCGTCGGCGGCCGGTTCAGCACCAGCCCCGCCTGCATCCAGGTCTGGGACATGCCCTGGGACGGCGACGACAGCCCGGGCACCGCGCTGCACCTCGGGTCGGTCGACTGGAACTACGACACCCCGGTGCGCCACTACGTGACGATCTACCGGGCCATGGTCACCGCGTCCGGCGTGGCCCAGGGCCACACCACGCTGTCGGTCCTGCAAACGGTCATGGCGCTGTCCGGCATCGACGTGGACGGGGCCCGGATCACCGACCCGGCGCCGCCCGTCCGCGACCCGTTCCGGCGTCCCGCCTGAGCGTCGCGCCCCCTCGAACCCCTTCGGCCGTGAGGGCCGGGTCCCGGAAGCTCCGGGCCCGGCCCTCACGGCCGTTGCGGGACGTGACGGGTCAGTCGCCGCTGGGCGCCTGCACCGGCGGGGCGGTCGGCGGCGCGAACGGCGTGGCCGGTCGCGACGGCGGCTCCTGGGTCGGGGCGGCCGGGGTGACCCCCGGAGCACCCTGGCCGACCGGCGGGGCGACCGGCGGTGCGACCGGCGGTGCGACCGGCGGTGTGGCCGGCGGTGTGGCCGGCGGTGTGGCCGGGGCCGCGGCGTGGCCGGGCGAGGCAGCCGGAGCCGTCCCGGCAGCGGCCGCGTTCGCCATCGCCGGCGGGATCGGCGGCTCGGCCGAGCCGTGGCTGTCCAGCTCGCGCAGCTGGCCCTCCAGGTAGGACCGCAGCCGGGTCCGGTACTCGCGCTCGAACGCCTTGAGCTGGTCGATGCGGCCCTGCAGCGCGCTCTGCTCGCGCTGCATCTCAGCGGTCACCCGCTGGGCCTCGGTCCGCGCCGCAGCGACCAGCTTGTCCGCCTCGGCCTTGGCCTGGGAGACGTGCTCGTCCGCGGTGCGCTGGGCCAGCTCGAGCATCCGGACCGCCTGGTCGGTCGGCGCCAGCGCGGCCGGAGCCGCGACGGCGGCCGCAGCCACCGGTGCGGCCGGCGCCGCGGCTGCGGGCGCTGCGGCGGCAGCCGGTGCCTCCGCGGCCGGTTCCCCCTCGACGGCCGCTGGTCGCGACGACGCCGCGGACAGCCGGGCTCGCAGGTCCTCGTTCTCGCGCAGCAGTCGGGTCAGCTCGGCCTCGACCTCGTCGAGGAACCCGTCGACCTCGTCCATCTCGTAGCCCTCGCGGAGCCGGACGGTGCTGAACTCCTTCTTGCGCACGTCCTCGGGGGTCAACGTCATGACGTCACCTCTTACTCACGGGTAGTAGCCGCAGCCTAGAGCAAAGGTGCGACGACGTTGATAAGGATCAGGACCAGGAGCATGAGAACCATGAACGACAGGTCCAGCGAGACCCCGCCCATACGCAGCGGCGGGATGAACCGGCGGAACAGCTTCACCGGGGGGTCGGTGGTGGTGTACACGAGCTCGACCACGACCAGCAGGACGCCGGAGGGGTGGAAGTCCCGGGCGAACAGGAACACGTACTCGAAGACCAGCCGGGCCAGCAGCAGGACGAGGAACGCCCAGCCGATGTAGAAGATCGTCTGGCCGACGACCGAGGTCGCGACGAGAGAGGAGTTCATCAGCTCTGGTTGAAGAACCCGCCCTCGGCGAGCCTGGCCTTCTCCTCGGCCGTGACCACGACGTTCGCCGGTGACAGGAGGAACACCTTGGCGGTGACCCGCTCGATGGTGCCGTGCATCCCGAACACCAGCCCGGCCGCGAAGTCGACCAGCCGTTTGGCATCGGAGTCCTCCATATCGGTCAGGTTCATGATGACCGGCGTGCCGTCGCGGTAATACTCGCCCACGGTGCGGGCGTCGTTGTAGTTGCGCGGGTGCAGCGTGGTGATCTTGTACGAGTCGACCGTCGCCACCTCGCGGGGACGGGCCGACGGCCGGGCGGCCGGCGGCGCGGCATGCAGCTTCTCATCCCGGACCGGCTGCAGGGTGCGGGTGGTCTCCCGCTCGGCCGGAGCCTCGCGACGCGGTGCGGCGTACTCGGGGTACTCCTCGTACTCGTCGTACTCGCCGTGCTCGTCGTAGCGGTCGGCGTCGTCCTCGACGAGACCGAGGTAGACCGCCATCTTGCGCATAGCGCTGGCCATGACTCAGGGTCCCTTTCGTTCCGGACGGCGGGGGACCGTCGAAGGCGACGTTACCCGAGCGGCGGACGCCGTCCGAGCACCGCCGTGCCGACACGCACGTGTGTCGCCCCGGCCGCGACGGCCGCCTCCAGGTCGCCGCTCATGCCGGCGGAGACCCAGGTCGCGTCCGGGTGCTCCCGGCGGACGGCGGCGGCCACCTCGGCCAGCCGGGCGAAGGCCCGCTCGGGCGGCTCCCCCAGCGGGGCCACGGCCATCACCCCGAGCAGGTCGAGCGCCGCCGCCCCGACGATCTGGGCGGCCAGCGCGAGCGCGTCGCCGGGTGCGGCACCGCCGCGGCCCTCGACCGGTTCCAGCCGCACCTGCACCAGGCAGCCGACCCGCCGCCCTGCCGACTCGGCCGCGGCGGCCAGGGCACGGACGAGGTGCGGCCGGTCCACCGAATGGACGACGTCGGCGTAGCGGACGACCGACTTGGCCTTGTTGGACTGCAGCTGACCGACGAAGTGCCAGCGCAAGCCGAGCCCGGCGCAGGCCACGGCCTTGGGCGCCGCCTCCTGGTCCCGGTTCTCCCCCACGTCCCGGACGCCGAGGCCGGCCAGCAGCCGGACGTCGTCCGCGGGCCAGGTCTTGGTGACCACGACGAGGGTCACCTCGGCCGGGTCCCGGCCGGCCGAGCGGCAGGCCGCGTCGATCCGTGCGTGCACCTCGGCGAGGTTGGCCGCGAGCTCGACCGTGCGGTCGCTCACGGCGCCAGCCAGGCCAGGCCGGCGAAGCGCCCCGTGGTGCGGGCCCGACGGTAGGAGAACCAGCGGTCGTCCTCGCGGGTGCACCCGTGGAGCCACTGCAGGTCGGCCACCTCGTCGGCGAGCTGGGCGACCACGCCGGCGGCCACGTCGAGGGCGGGGGTGCCGGTCCAGCTGCGGGCCCGGGCCTCGGGCGCGACGCCGGCCACGTCGTCGCGCATCGCCGCGGGCACCTCGTAGCAGCGGCCGCAGACCGACGGGCCGACCCGGGCCACCAGCCGACGAGCGCCCTGCGCGCGCATCACGTCCAGCACCGCGGGGACGATGCCGGCGACCAGCCCCGGTCGCCCCGCGTGGGCTACACCGACCACGCCCGCCTCGGGGTCGGCGAGCAGCACCGGGGTGCAGTCGGCCACCAGCGCGGCGAGCACCAGCCCCGGGGTGCGGGTCACCAGGGCGTCGGCCGTCGGCGGGGGCCCGTCGAGCGGTCCCTCGATCACGACGACGTCGCGGCCGTGCACCTGGGTCGCGGTCACCAGCCGGACCGGGGCCACCCCCAGCGCGCCGGCCACCAGCGCCCGGTTCCGGGCGACCACGGAAGGGTCGTCACCCACGGGGCCAGCCAGGTTGAGCGCGTCGTACGGCGGCGCGCCGGCGCCGCCCGAGCGGTCGGTGACCGCGAACCCGACGTCGCCGACGGTCTCCCGCCAGGCGAACACCGCCGCGGTCCTACTTGAGGAAGTCCGGTACGTCGAGGTCGTCGTCGTCGGCGGCGGCGACCGCCGCCGCGTCGTCGAAGACGATGGTGCGCCGCGGCTTGCGCTCGGTCGGGAGCACGATCTCGTCCTCGCCCGGCTCGGCGCTCGCAGCCGGGACCGCACGCTGGGCCTCGGCGACCGAAGCCGCGGCCACGGTCTCGACCGGAGCCGCTGCCGCAGTCGCCGCTGCGGCCGGGGTCGGCAGTACGGCCGGCCGGAGGGCGCCCCCGTCGAAGCCGGCCGCGATGACCGTGACCCGCACCTCGTCGCCGAGGGCGTCGTCGATGACCGCACCGAAGATGATGTTGGCGTCCGGGTGGGCCGACTCGGACACCAGCCGAGCCGCCTCGTTGATCTCGAACAGCCCAAGGTCCGAACCGCCCGAGATGGACAGCAGCACGCCGCGGGCGCCGTCGATGGAGGCCTCGAGCAGCGGGCTGGACACGGCCATCCGGGCCGCCTGTGCCGCCCGCTCCTCGCCCCGGGCCGAGCCGATGCCCATGAGCGCCGAGCCGGCGCCGGACATGACCGACTTGACGTCGGCGAAGTCGAGGTTGATCAGGCCGGCCGTGGTGATCAGGTCGGTGATGCCCTGGACGCCGGACAGCAGCACCTGGTCGGCCGAGCGGAACGCGTCGAGCGCGCTCACGCCACGGTCGGAGATCGACAGCAGCCGGTCGTTGGGGATGACGATGAGGGTGTCGACCTCGTCGCGCAGGTCGTCGATGCCGGTCTCGGCCTGCTGGGCGCGCCGACGGCCCTCGAAGCTGAACGGCCGGGTCACCACGCCGACGGTCAGCGCGCCGATGGAGCGGGCGATCTTGGCCACGACGGGGGCGCCGCCGGTGCCGGTGCCACCGCCCTCGCCGGCGGTGACGAAGACCATGTCGGCCCCCTTGAGGACCTCCTCGATCTCCTCGGCGTGGTCCAGCGCCGCCTTGGCGCCGACCTCCGGGTCGGCCCCGGCGCCGAGACCGCGGGTCAGCTCCCGGCCGATGTCCAGCTTGACGTCAGCGTCGCTCATCAGCAGCGCCTGCGCGTCGGTGTTGATCGCGATGAACTCGACGCCCTTGAGGCCGACCTCGATCATCCGGTTGACGGCGTTGACGCCGCCACCACCGATTCCGACGACCTTGATCACGGCGATGTAGTTCTGCGGTGCTGCCACGGCTGTGCCCTTCGCGTCCGCCCGACCCTGACCCTCAGGTAGAGGGTGATAGTTATGTCAACCTGAGGCTGATGCAGGACGGTAGGCCGATCGGGGGGTTCGGGTCAACTTCGCCGTTGCTCGGCGGGCTCACCGCGTGGTCGGCGCGTCCGGGGCCCGGACGTCGTACAGGGACACCTTCCGCCCGCCCACCCGGGCGACCAGGATGGCCAGCACCTGGGCCTTGACGGCCGTGTCGTCCGCGGAGCCCCAGCGCACCTGGGCGCCGCTGGTCAGCCGGAGCACGACGTCGTCAGGGGAGGTGGCAATGATCGAGCGGACCTGCGAGGCCAGCGTGGCGGGCAGGCTGGCCGCCACCGTGGCCATGGCCCGCAGGGTCGCCTGGTCCACGGTCGCCGGGTCCCCCGCGGTGGTGAGCACCGGGAGCCCGGCCGGCGGTGCCGCCACGGTCTTGAACGTCACCCCGGTCCGGTCGATCAGCTGCCACTGGCCGCCGCTGTTCGCCGCCAGCACCGGCACCCGGACGACCACCTGGACCAGCAGCGTGTTCGGCCACTGGCGCCGCACCTGCGCCGAGGCGACCGCCGGGATGGCCTCGACCCGGGCCCGGACCGCGCCCAGGTCGACCCGGGCCAGCGGGGTGCCGAGCGGGACCGCGGCCTTGAGCTGCACGAGGGACGGCTGGACCTGGTCGGCGCCGCGCACCACGACCTGCCGGACCCCCAGCAGCGAGGACCAGCCCACCAGCCAGACCGCGAGGCCGAGCAGTGCCGCGACTCCGAGGGCGGCACCCCGCAGCAGCCAGCGCCGTCTGGATACCGAGCGGAGCCGCTCCTCGAACCGCTCGGTCGCGGCCCGGGGCTTGGGTCTGGTCGGCGTGCGCGTGCTCATGAGTCCCCCCAGTCCGCACGCTGGCGGAGCAGTTCGACGACCTCCGGGCCGACCATGGTGATGTCGCCGGCGCCCAGGGTCAGCACCAGGTCACCGGGTCGGGCCCGCTGCGCCAGGTACGGGGCCACCGCCGTCCAGGACGGCTCGAAGTGCACCTGCCCGGTGGGCAGCGGCACCGCCCGCGCCACCAGCGCGCCGGTCACCCCGGGCTCCGGGTCCTCCCGAGCCGCGTACACGTCCATGACGACGACGTCGTCGGCCAAACCCAGGGCCTGCCCGAGCTGGTCGGCGAAGATGCGGGTCCGGCTGAACAGGTGCGGCTGGAAGGCCACCACCAGCCGCCCCTCCCCCGCGATCTCGCGGGCGGCCCGCAGGTCGGCCGCGACCTCGGTGGGGTGGTGGGCGTAGCTGTCGATGACCCGGACGCCCGCGGCGCCGCCCTTGTCCTCCATCCGCCGCCGAGTGCCGGAGAACCGCGCGATCCCCTCGGCCAGCCCGACGAACGGGAAGCCCAGCCGCAGGCCGGCCGTGATCGCCGCGGCGGCGTCGAGGACGTAGTGGTGGCCGTGCACCCGCAGCTGAACCGCGCCCAACGGGGCGGTGCCGTCGAACAGCTCGAACCGGGACCCGGTCGGGCCGGGGGCAGCCCGCTCGACCCGCAGCTGCGCATCGGCACCCTCGCCGTAGGTGACCACCCGGCGGCCACCGGCCCGGACCAGCTCGGCCAGCCGACGTGCGCCGGGGTCGTCGGTGCAGGTGACGAGGAACCCGTCCGGGTCCAGCCGGTCGGCGAACCGGGTGAACACCGCGGCGTAGGCCTCGGGGGTCCGGTAGTGGTCCAGGTGGTCGGCGTCCACGTTGGTGACGACAGCGGCGAACGGCGACAGGTACAGGAACGACTCGTCGGACTCGTCCGCCTCGGCCACGAACAGCTCGCCCGAGCCGTCGTGGGCGTTCGCGCCGGACTCGTTGAGCTCCCCGCCGATGGCGAAGGAGGGGTCCGCCCCGCAGTGCTGCAGGGCCACGGTGAGCATCGACGTCGTCGTCGTCTTGCCGTGCGTGCCGGCCACCGCGACCACCCGGCGGCCGGTCATCACGGCGGCCAGCGCCTGGGCGCGGTGCAGCACCCGCAGCCCTCGCACCCGCGCCTCGACCAGCTCGACGTTGGAGTCCCGGATCGCCGAGGAGATCACCACGGTCGCGGCCGGGCCCAGCTGCTCGGCCCGGTGCCCCACGAACACGGTGGCCCCCCTGGCGGCCAGCGCGGCCAGCTCGCGGGAGTCCTTGGCATCGCTGCCGGAAACCGGGATGCCACGGTCCAGCAGGATCCGGGCGATCCCGGACATGCCCGCCCCGCCGATGCCGATGAAGTGCACCGGGCCCAGCTGGTCCGCGGCCGGCGCTGACGGCACGGTCATGGCCGGCTCCCCGCGGCCTCGAGGACGAGGTCGGCCAGCCGCTCGTCGCCGTCGGTGCGCCCGAACCCCGCGGCGGCCCGGGCCATGGCGTCCAGCCGGGCGGTGTCTTTCAGCAGCGGTAGCAGCGTGGCCACCACCCACTCCGGTGTGCAGGTGGCGTCGTCGACGAGCAACCCCCCGCCGGCGTCGACCACGGGCTGCGCGTTCAGCCGCTGCTCGCCGTTGCCGTGTGGCAGCGGGACGTACGCGCCCGGCAGGCCCACGGCGGCCAGCTCAGCGCAGGTCATCATCCCGGCCCGGCACAGCATGAGGTCGGCCGCGGCGTACGCGAGGTCCATCCGGTCCAGGTACGGGACGACGACGTAGGGCGGCTCCCCCGCAGAACGGGGCACCTGCACCTCGTTGCGCGGCCCGGCCGCGTGCAGCACCTGGATCCCGGCGGTGGCCAGCTCGGCCGCCGCACCGACGACCGCGTCGTTGAGCCGCACCGCGCCCTGCGAGCCGCCGGCGACCAGAAGGGTCGGCCGGTCGGCGTCCAGGCCGAACGCCGCGCGCGCCGGCGCCCGCTCCGCGGCCCGGTCGAGCTGGGCGACCGCCCGGCGCAGCGGCATGCCGACGAGCCGGGCACCGGACAGCGACGTGCCGGCCGTGGCGACCGCCACGTACCGCGTGAACCGCGCGCCCAGCCGGTTGGCCAGGCCGGGCCTGGCGTTGGCCTCGTGGACGACGTACGGGACCTTCCGGCGCCGGGCGGCCAGGTAGGCGGGCCCCGCGACGTACCCACCGAAGCCGACGAGCACGTCTGCCCGGGTGTCCACCAGGACCTGCTCCGCGGCGCGGACCGCGGCCCGCAGCCGTCCGGGCAGGGACAGCAGCGCCGCCGAGGGCCGGCGCGGGACCGGCACCGGGGGGATCAGGGCCAGCCGGTAGCCGCGCTCGGGCACCAACCGGGTTTCCAGGCCGCGTTCGGTGCCCAGGGCCGTGACCTCGGTGCCCGGGTCCCGTCGGCACAGCGCGTCGGCCAGCGCGAGCGCCGGCTCGATGTGCCCCGCCGTCCCACCGCCGGCCACGACCACGCGCAGGCTCATCGGCCCCGGAAGCGGAACCGGCGACGACGGGCCGCCTTGCGGGCGGCCAGCGCCGGCCGGGCACCGGGCTCGTCCCTGGCGAAGGACAGCAGCATGCCCAGCGCGACCAGGGTGGGCAGCAGCGCCGAGCCGCCGTAGGAGACCAGGGGCAGCGGCACGCCCGTGATGGGCAGCAGGCCCACCACGGCACCCATGTTCACCACCGCCTGGAAGCCGATCCAGGCGGTGGCCGCCGCCGCGGCCAGCCGGACGAACGGGTCGGTGGAGCGCAGCGCGACCCGCACGCCCGCGTAGACCAGCACGGCGAACAGGACGAGCACCACCAAGGTGCCCACCAGCCCGAGCTCCTCGCCGATCACCGCGTAGATGAAGTCGGTGTGCGCCTCGGGCAGCGAGCCCCACTTCTCCCGGCTGGCCCCCAGTCCCAGGCCCCACCAGCCGCCGCTGCCGAGCGCATACCGGGCGTGCACGGCCTGCCAGCCGATGCCGAGCGGGTCCGCCTCGGGGTGCAGCCAGGACTGGAACCGGTGCAGCCGGTGGGCCGCGGTGAGCGACAGCAGCGCCACCATCCCGAGCACGCCGGCGCCGCCGAGCACGAACAGCCGCAGGGGCGCGCCCACGACGAACAGCAGGGCCGCGACGATCGCGATGAGGATCAGGGCGGTGCCCAGGTCGCCCCCGAGCAGGACCAGCCCGATGAGCAGCCCCGCGACCGGCACCAGCGGCACCAGCAGGTGCCGCCACTGGCCGAGCAGCTTCTCCTTGCGGGTGAGCAGGTCGGCGCCCCACACGACGATGGCCAGCTTGGCGGCCTCGGACGGCTGCAGCCGGAACGGGCCACCGAAGTCGATCCAGTTCTGGTTGCCGTTGACCCGCAGCCCGATCCCGGGCACCAGCACCAGCAGCAGCAGGCCGACCGCGCCGATGAGCAGCGGGATGGCAGCCTTGCGCATCAGCGTGGCCGGCATCCGCGACACCCACCACATGAGCGGGACGCCGATGGCCGCCCACATGGCCTGCTTCTGGAAGATCGACAGCGACGAGCCGGAGATCTCATAGGCGCTGACCGACGACGCCGACAGCACCATGACCAGGCCGAGCGCGAGCAGCAGCAAGGTACCGCCGAGCACCAGGTGGTAGGAGGTCAGCGGACGGTTCAGCAGCCGGGGGGTGCCGCGCTGCTCGGTGCGCGAGCGCGCCGGGACGGTGGCGGTCACCGGGCCGGACCGGGCAGCGCGTGGACGGCGGCCGCGAAGGCGTCCCCCCGCGCGGCGTAGTCGCGGAACAGGTCCATGGACGCGCAGCCGGGGGCGAGCAGCACGGTGTCGCCGGCCACGGCCAGGCTTGCGGCGGCCCGCACGGCGTCGTCCATCGTCCCAGTCTCGGTGCTGGCGACCTCGACGACCGGGAGGTCGGGCGCGTGTCGCGCGAGCGCCGCCCGCACCACGGCACGGTCCTGCCCCAGCAGGACCACCCCGCGCAGCCGGTCCCTGGTCCGCTGCACCAGGTCGTCGAAGGTGGCGCCCTTGGCCAGCCCCCCGGCGATCCACACGACTGACGGGTAGGCCGTCAGGGACGCCACGGCCGCGTGCGGGTTGGTCGCCTTGGAGTCGTCGACGTAGGTCACACCGGCGACCTCGGCCACGATCGCGATCCGGTGCGCGCCGGCGCGGAAGCCGCGCAGCCCGTCGCGGACCGCAGCGGGCGGCACGCCGTAGGCCCGGGCCAGCGCGGCCGCGGCGAGCGCGTTCTCCACGTTGTGCGGCGCGTGCGGCTGCACGTCGTCCAGGGTGGCCAGCTCGACCGCGCTGCCGTGCCGGTCCGCGCCGAAGGCCCGGTCGACCAGCACGTCGTCGACCACCCCGAGCATGCCGACCGCAGGGACGCCCAGGGTGAACCCGACCGCGCGGCAGCCCTCGGTGACGTGCGCGTCGCGCAACAGCCGCTCGGTGGTCGGGTCGGCGACGTTGTAGACGCACGCCGCGGTGGTGCCGGCGTAGACACGGCCCTTGTCCGCGGCGTACGCCTCGAGGCTGCCGTGCCAGTCGATGTGGTCCGGCGCCACGTTGAGCACGGCCGAGGCGACCGGCTGCAGGCCGACCGTGCGGTGCAGCTGGAAGCTGGACAGCTCGACGGCCAGCACGTCGTAGGGCCGCTCGGCGAGCACCGCCTCGACGACCGGGGTCCCGACGTTGCCAGCGGCGACCGCCCGGCGGCCAGCGGCCGTGAGCATGGCCGCGAGCATCTCCACCGTCGTGGTCTTGCCGTTGGTCCCGGTGAGGGTCAGCCAGGCCGGACGGCGCTGCGCCGGCTGGACCTGCCAGGCCAGCTGCACCTCGCTCCAGACCGGCACCCCGGCGGCCGCCGCGGCGGCCAGCAGCGGAACGTCGTCGCGCCAGCCCGGCGAGGAGACGACGAGGTCGGTGCCCGCGGGGAGCACCGTGACGACGTCCGCACCGAGCCGGACGTCGGCCCCCAGGTCCCGAAGGATCTCGGCCGAGTCGGCCAGCGAGCCGTCGTCGCGCCGGTCGACGACGACGACGTGCGCGCCCAGCTGCAGCAGCGCATCG from Actinomycetes bacterium includes these protein-coding regions:
- the ileS gene encoding isoleucine--tRNA ligase — translated: MYRPVPTQVDLPAMEHDVLAFWAEHDTFARSVEQTGDGEPWVFYEGPPTANGRPGTHHVEARVFKDVFPRYQTMRGRHVPRRAGWDCHGLPVELAVEKELGFSGKGQIEAYGVAEFNARCRESVLRHVDAFEAMTERMGFWVDTSRAYRTMDPAYIESVWWSLKRIFDQGLLEEDYRVAPYCPRCGTTLSDHELGQPGAYETVVDPSVYVRFPVTSGPLAGLRAALLVWTTTPWTLVSNTAVAVHPDVPYAAVRTGDGEVLVVAEPLLAATLGDDVEVLATYRGADLEHTTYTAPFDLVPVTGAHYVVLADFVTTDDGSGLVHLAPAFGAEDLAVGRAYGLPVVNPISTDGHFTDDVPLVGGMFFKKADTTLVADLQARGLLFKHVPYEHSYPHCWRCHTPLIYYALPSWYIRTTARKDELLRENEATAWFPNTIKWGRYGDWLHNNVDWALSRNRYWGTPLPIWRCTAEQAHLTCVGSLAELGEHAGTDLSGLDPHRPYVDDVTFGCPSCGAEARRVPEVIDGWYDSGSMPFAQWGYPYKGVEEFESTYPADFICEAIDQTRGWFYTLMAVGTLVFDRSAYRNVLCLGHILDEQGRKMSKHLGNVLEPIPLMDEHGADAVRWFMLAAGSPWQARRVGHTSIQEVVRKVLLTYWNTVAFQSLYARTAGWTPQAAPPPPVAERPVLDRWALSEAHRLVRDVGAALDEFDTQAAGRLLATFVDDLSNWYVRRSRRRFWQGDPAALGTLHECLRLLTVAMAPFTPFITERVWQDVVRPVEPDAAESVHLASWPQPPADAVDDELATQVATVRRLVELGRAARATSGVRTRQPLSRALVSAPGWGSLPDELRAQVREELNVAKVGTLGEQAGELVDVHAKANFRALGKRFGKDTPRVAAAVTAADAVELAAQLRATGSATVLLDGAPVTLDGEEVVVTETPREGWAVAADSGETLALDLEVTPQLRRAGLAREAVRLVQEARKSAGLDVSDRIELWWTADGELASALREHAALVAEEVLASGYHEGIPEDAKTHDRAHSDAELGLNFWLSRVRG
- a CDS encoding DivIVA domain-containing protein, encoding MTLTPEDVRKKEFSTVRLREGYEMDEVDGFLDEVEAELTRLLRENEDLRARLSAASSRPAAVEGEPAAEAPAAAAAPAAAAPAAPVAAAAVAAPAALAPTDQAVRMLELAQRTADEHVSQAKAEADKLVAAARTEAQRVTAEMQREQSALQGRIDQLKAFEREYRTRLRSYLEGQLRELDSHGSAEPPIPPAMANAAAAGTAPAASPGHAAAPATPPATPPATPPVAPPVAPPVAPPVGQGAPGVTPAAPTQEPPSRPATPFAPPTAPPVQAPSGD
- a CDS encoding YggT family protein; this encodes MNSSLVATSVVGQTIFYIGWAFLVLLLARLVFEYVFLFARDFHPSGVLLVVVELVYTTTDPPVKLFRRFIPPLRMGGVSLDLSFMVLMLLVLILINVVAPLL
- the sepF gene encoding cell division protein SepF, with the protein product MASAMRKMAVYLGLVEDDADRYDEHGEYDEYEEYPEYAAPRREAPAERETTRTLQPVRDEKLHAAPPAARPSARPREVATVDSYKITTLHPRNYNDARTVGEYYRDGTPVIMNLTDMEDSDAKRLVDFAAGLVFGMHGTIERVTAKVFLLSPANVVVTAEEKARLAEGGFFNQS
- a CDS encoding YggS family pyridoxal phosphate-dependent enzyme, yielding MSDRTVELAANLAEVHARIDAACRSAGRDPAEVTLVVVTKTWPADDVRLLAGLGVRDVGENRDQEAAPKAVACAGLGLRWHFVGQLQSNKAKSVVRYADVVHSVDRPHLVRALAAAAESAGRRVGCLVQVRLEPVEGRGGAAPGDALALAAQIVGAAALDLLGVMAVAPLGEPPERAFARLAEVAAAVRREHPDATWVSAGMSGDLEAAVAAGATHVRVGTAVLGRRPPLG